Proteins encoded together in one Pseudoalteromonas xiamenensis window:
- a CDS encoding low molecular weight protein-tyrosine-phosphatase, which produces MFDSVLVVCAGNICRSPTAEYVLKQKLEGKNIAVSSAGLTALEGKPADAMAQHVVAEHGLDLSGHAGRQLTSALVAQNAVILVMEQRHLTDLCLRYPQARGKTFLLGKWLGDKEIPDPYKQSREAFEHVYQLIESATSAWSKYL; this is translated from the coding sequence ATGTTTGATTCGGTGCTCGTGGTGTGTGCAGGCAATATTTGTCGAAGCCCTACTGCGGAATATGTCCTTAAGCAAAAGCTAGAGGGGAAAAACATCGCAGTAAGTTCAGCAGGACTTACTGCATTAGAAGGCAAACCCGCTGATGCGATGGCACAACACGTTGTGGCAGAGCATGGTCTAGATTTAAGTGGTCATGCTGGGCGTCAGCTCACTAGTGCATTAGTGGCACAAAATGCGGTGATTTTAGTGATGGAACAGCGCCATTTGACGGATTTGTGTTTGCGCTACCCACAAGCACGCGGTAAAACCTTCCTGCTTGGTAAATGGCTTGGTGATAAAGAGATCCCGGATCCTTATAAGCAAAGCCGAGAGGCTTTTGAGCACGTCTACCAACTAATTGAAAGCGCAACCAGCGCTTGGTCAAAGTATTTATAG
- a CDS encoding polysaccharide export protein yields the protein MVLRCKSLIATFITLTVSGCNIIPGSHFEGIESSTDAEQYQHELDKVNIQLIDSALIASERTKEPGKKNASVSKTLDVSTYEYRLGVGDVLTIGVWDHPELTIPAAVQRTAEFDGFRVQADGTISYAYAPNIKAEGKTVNEVRAELVKRLSRVIENPQVDVKVVGFKSQRTYVTGEVEKPGVFPITEVPTTLIDAINQAGGLTEKADWTSVTFSRGEKTEVISLNDFYERGDVSKNRLLQHGDIVHIARNDQQNVFVLGDVKKSGTVTINRYGLSLAQALSESGGLNENTANASGVFVLRKRDFEKEGVMADVYQLDAKSITALVLADKFKLQPSDIVYVTSAPVARWNRVISLLLPSVTAVERVDNLGN from the coding sequence ATGGTTTTACGTTGCAAATCGCTCATAGCGACATTCATTACGCTTACAGTCAGTGGCTGTAATATTATCCCTGGTAGCCATTTTGAAGGGATTGAATCGTCTACAGATGCTGAACAATATCAGCATGAACTCGATAAGGTAAACATTCAACTCATTGATTCAGCATTAATTGCATCAGAGCGCACGAAAGAGCCTGGTAAAAAGAATGCTTCAGTAAGCAAAACGTTAGATGTGAGCACGTATGAGTATCGATTAGGCGTGGGGGATGTACTTACGATTGGTGTTTGGGATCATCCTGAGTTAACTATCCCTGCAGCGGTGCAACGTACCGCTGAATTTGATGGCTTTCGTGTTCAAGCCGACGGCACAATCTCGTATGCGTATGCTCCTAATATTAAAGCTGAAGGTAAAACGGTGAACGAAGTTCGCGCGGAGTTGGTTAAACGTTTAAGTCGCGTAATTGAAAATCCGCAAGTGGATGTCAAGGTAGTTGGATTTAAAAGCCAGCGTACGTACGTTACAGGCGAGGTTGAAAAACCAGGCGTGTTTCCAATCACCGAAGTCCCGACAACCTTAATTGACGCGATTAATCAAGCTGGCGGTCTTACAGAGAAAGCAGATTGGACTTCGGTGACGTTTTCTCGTGGAGAAAAAACCGAAGTGATTTCACTGAACGATTTTTATGAGCGTGGCGATGTGTCTAAAAATCGTCTACTTCAACACGGTGATATCGTCCATATTGCACGTAATGACCAACAAAATGTATTTGTGTTAGGCGATGTTAAAAAATCAGGGACTGTGACGATTAACCGCTATGGCTTAAGCTTAGCGCAAGCATTGAGCGAGTCGGGTGGTTTGAATGAAAATACAGCGAACGCAAGCGGAGTGTTTGTTCTTCGCAAACGTGACTTTGAAAAAGAGGGCGTCATGGCGGATGTCTATCAACTGGATGCGAAAAGTATTACCGCTTTAGTTCTTGCTGATAAATTTAAGTTGCAACCGAGTGATATCGTTTATGTAACGTCTGCTCCTGTCGCGCGCTGGAATCGTGTGATTAGTCTATTATTACCTTCGGTCACGGCAGTTGAGCGTGTGGACAATTTAGGCAATTAA
- the wecB gene encoding non-hydrolyzing UDP-N-acetylglucosamine 2-epimerase has protein sequence MKVLTVFGTRPEAIKMAPLVKALESDSRFEAKVCVTAQHREMLDQVLSLFKIIPDYDLNIMKAGQTLPEVTSRILLELTPVLKEFKPDVVLVHGDTATTFAASLAAYYEQIAVGHVEAGLRTGNIYSPWPEEANRKLTGALTKYHFAPTETSKQNLLAENYPESSIYVTGNTVIDALLWVKQQIESDADLNSTLAANFPFLDENKKLILVTGHRRESFGGGFERICEALVKVANQHSDVQIVYPVHLNPNVQEPVNRILNCVNNVILIEPQQYLPFVYLMNKAHIILTDSGGIQEEAPSLGKPVLVMRDTTERPEAVEAGTVKLVGTNISKIVNELEQLLTNQDAYNAMSFAHNPYGDGKACERICDTLIQQDSN, from the coding sequence ATGAAAGTACTAACCGTTTTTGGTACTCGCCCAGAAGCAATAAAAATGGCTCCGCTCGTCAAAGCATTAGAGAGCGATTCGAGATTCGAAGCCAAAGTCTGCGTCACGGCTCAGCACCGAGAGATGCTTGATCAAGTGCTTTCATTATTCAAAATCATCCCCGATTACGATTTAAACATCATGAAAGCAGGCCAAACGCTGCCAGAGGTGACAAGCCGCATATTGCTCGAACTTACACCTGTTTTAAAAGAATTTAAACCCGATGTAGTTTTAGTTCACGGTGATACAGCTACCACATTTGCTGCAAGCCTAGCTGCCTATTACGAACAAATTGCAGTAGGCCACGTAGAGGCGGGGCTTCGTACTGGCAACATATACTCACCTTGGCCAGAAGAAGCAAACCGCAAGCTAACAGGTGCACTAACAAAATACCACTTTGCACCAACAGAAACCTCTAAACAAAACCTACTTGCCGAAAATTACCCAGAAAGTTCAATTTACGTTACAGGTAATACGGTAATTGATGCCTTATTATGGGTGAAACAGCAAATTGAATCAGATGCAGACTTAAATTCAACGCTCGCCGCAAACTTCCCATTTTTAGATGAAAATAAAAAGTTAATATTAGTTACAGGCCATCGTCGTGAAAGCTTTGGTGGTGGCTTTGAGCGTATTTGCGAAGCATTAGTAAAAGTTGCTAATCAGCACTCTGATGTACAGATTGTTTACCCTGTACACTTAAACCCTAACGTACAAGAGCCCGTAAATCGTATACTTAATTGTGTAAACAACGTTATTTTAATTGAACCCCAACAGTACTTACCTTTCGTGTATTTAATGAATAAAGCGCACATTATTTTAACGGATTCTGGCGGTATTCAAGAAGAAGCGCCAAGCCTAGGTAAACCAGTTTTAGTTATGCGTGATACAACTGAACGCCCAGAAGCGGTTGAAGCTGGTACAGTAAAATTAGTAGGCACAAATATAAGTAAGATAGTTAATGAGTTAGAGCAACTGTTAACCAATCAAGATGCATACAATGCCATGAGTTTTGCACATAACCCATATGGTGATGGTAAAGCCTGTGAGCGTATTTGCGATACGCTAATTCAACAAGATTCAAATTAG
- a CDS encoding polysaccharide biosynthesis tyrosine autokinase encodes MNVPPNVIVNNASKSSQSDSQEIDLMALIGALLDRKLFIFLITTFFALCGIAYAVFSTPIYQATAMIQVEEKSGSVPGFDDVSGMFESTSAAVTEIELLKSRSVIGEAVDNLKLDISVEPKLFPVIGGRIYRQFKANQLGDLSIARFGASSYAWGGEKVEIFKFEVPDYAIGSEFTLVSLEGNQIQLFDNEGEMVLSGPVGQQLERGPFVLTVKTLIARPDTEFHLIRRDRLNTILELQSEISASEKGKDSGIINLAFQHANPEFAQKVLDKVAGIYVRRNVERNSAEAQKSLDFLSVQLPEVKKQLETAEQRFNNYKVKQKSVDISLETQGVLSQVVELDTKLQELELKRLELSRKFKKDHPTYQGMLEQINAVKEQKRQLTGEVSSLPETQQELLRLTRDVEVNNEIYTLLLGKTQELDIVRAGTVGNVRVIDTAAVNRSVPVKPKKTLIVVMATMLGGMLAVAIVLVQRALHRGIEDPSDIEALGIPVYASVPYSEYQDKLTGFGRVRKSKSTTAKAKSILAVDNPADLSIEAMRSLRTSLHFAMLEAKNNIIAISGPSPGVGKSFISVNLATVLAQSGKKVLVIDSDMRKGYIQTQFGMRWEDGLSDYLSNRLPLELILKPSSVSGLDVITRGQIPPNPSELLMHENFTRLIDEVKNKYDLVIVDTPPILAVTDPAIVSAHAGTTLLVTRYGQTHAKELEVTRNRFEQNGIDIKGVVFNGVLRKASNAYGYYGYYYNYEYKSDKS; translated from the coding sequence ATGAATGTTCCGCCAAATGTAATTGTTAATAATGCGAGCAAATCGTCGCAATCTGATAGCCAAGAAATTGACTTGATGGCGCTCATCGGCGCGTTGCTTGACCGTAAATTGTTTATCTTTCTAATTACTACGTTTTTTGCGTTATGCGGTATTGCGTATGCGGTTTTCTCGACGCCAATCTACCAAGCAACCGCGATGATCCAAGTAGAAGAAAAATCGGGCTCAGTACCTGGTTTTGATGACGTATCGGGTATGTTTGAAAGCACATCTGCTGCGGTCACAGAGATTGAGCTTTTAAAGTCACGGAGTGTGATTGGCGAGGCCGTTGATAATTTAAAATTAGACATTTCAGTTGAACCCAAGCTATTTCCAGTCATTGGCGGACGAATATACCGTCAATTTAAAGCAAATCAATTAGGTGACCTCTCTATAGCCCGATTTGGTGCAAGCTCTTATGCATGGGGTGGAGAAAAAGTCGAAATTTTCAAATTTGAGGTTCCTGATTACGCAATCGGTAGCGAATTTACTTTAGTCTCGCTGGAAGGGAATCAAATTCAATTATTCGATAATGAAGGTGAAATGGTATTAAGCGGTCCTGTTGGTCAACAACTCGAGCGTGGTCCTTTTGTGCTGACAGTCAAAACACTGATCGCACGCCCTGATACGGAATTCCATTTAATCAGACGAGATAGACTTAATACCATTTTGGAACTGCAATCTGAGATTTCAGCAAGCGAAAAAGGTAAAGACTCCGGTATTATCAATCTGGCGTTTCAACACGCCAATCCTGAGTTTGCTCAAAAGGTTTTAGATAAAGTTGCTGGCATTTACGTACGCCGAAATGTAGAGCGTAACAGTGCTGAAGCTCAAAAATCGCTCGACTTCTTATCTGTACAGCTTCCTGAAGTTAAAAAACAATTGGAAACGGCTGAACAGCGCTTTAATAATTATAAAGTTAAGCAAAAGTCGGTTGATATTAGCCTGGAAACACAAGGTGTTCTTTCTCAAGTAGTGGAGTTAGATACCAAGCTTCAAGAGCTTGAATTGAAACGATTGGAGCTCAGCCGAAAATTTAAGAAAGACCACCCAACTTACCAAGGCATGCTGGAACAAATCAACGCAGTTAAGGAACAAAAAAGGCAATTGACTGGCGAAGTGAGTAGTTTGCCAGAAACGCAACAAGAGCTTTTGCGTTTGACGCGTGACGTTGAAGTGAATAACGAAATATACACCTTGTTACTTGGCAAAACGCAAGAACTTGACATTGTACGTGCTGGTACTGTTGGTAATGTACGTGTAATTGACACTGCTGCGGTAAATCGGTCGGTGCCAGTTAAACCGAAAAAGACCTTAATTGTTGTTATGGCGACGATGCTTGGTGGTATGTTGGCGGTTGCGATTGTACTCGTTCAGCGTGCATTGCATCGTGGAATTGAAGACCCTAGTGACATTGAAGCGTTGGGCATTCCGGTCTATGCCAGCGTACCTTACTCGGAATATCAGGATAAACTAACTGGTTTTGGCCGAGTTCGAAAAAGTAAATCGACAACCGCAAAAGCCAAAAGCATATTAGCGGTAGATAACCCTGCCGACCTTTCAATCGAAGCGATGCGAAGCCTGCGTACCAGCTTACACTTTGCAATGTTAGAGGCTAAAAACAACATTATCGCTATCTCAGGACCAAGCCCAGGTGTAGGTAAGTCTTTCATCTCCGTAAACTTGGCGACAGTGTTAGCCCAGAGTGGCAAAAAGGTTTTGGTTATTGACTCAGATATGCGAAAAGGTTACATCCAAACTCAGTTTGGTATGCGTTGGGAAGATGGTTTGAGCGACTATTTATCTAATCGACTACCTCTTGAATTAATTTTGAAGCCTTCGAGTGTCTCAGGGCTAGATGTCATAACGCGTGGGCAAATACCGCCAAATCCTAGTGAGCTATTAATGCACGAAAACTTTACTCGCTTAATTGACGAAGTAAAGAACAAGTATGATTTAGTCATTGTGGATACGCCTCCTATTTTAGCAGTAACCGACCCCGCGATTGTTAGTGCTCATGCTGGTACTACTTTATTGGTGACACGCTATGGTCAAACCCATGCCAAAGAGCTCGAAGTAACTCGCAATCGCTTTGAGCAAAACGGTATCGATATAAAAGGTGTAGTATTTAACGGTGTACTTCGCAAAGCAAGCAACGCTTATGGGTATTACGGCTATTACTATAACTACGAATATAAATCAGACAAGTCTTAG